ggtcattttgtgctttcctgcactctgacattatttgcctccacgcattcgtctgtgctctgtcagtgtgggaggacagcatgagctcagagaacatttcatcgcgagtgcgtttttttttctttctaagcttcactagcctctgggaaggagaagatcctgtgatcattaaaacacatgcagctggtggagaaaaaaaaagggacagcggtatttaaaaagacacattttataaaacagtagctacactctttcagggtaaaccttgctgttaacattacatacatagcacatgtgctttcgttacaaggtcgcattttgcctcctcccaccgcgtgactaccccctcaaccttcccccctccctgtggctaatagcggggaacatttctgtttagccacaggcaaacagcccagcaggaattggctcctctgagtgtcccctgaagaaaagcactctatttcaaccaggtgaccatgaattatatctcactctcctgaggataacacagagataaagaacggatgttgtttgaatgccagcaaacatacactgcaatgctttgttctacagtgattcccgagtacgtgttactggcctggagtggtaaagtgtcctaccatgaaggacgcaataaggctgccctccccagaaaccttttgcaaaggctttaggactacatctaggagaaccgcaaatgccagggcaaagtaatcctttcacatgcttgcttttaaaccatgtatagtattttaaaaggtacactcaccagaggtcccttctccgcctgctgggtccaggaggcagccttgggtgggttcggggggtactggctccaggtctagggtgagaaacagttcctggctgtcgggaaaaccggtttctccgcttgcttgctgtgagctatctacaacctcctcatcatcatcatcttcttcgtccccaaaacctgcttccgtattgcctccatctccattgaaggagtcaaacaacacggctggggtagtggtggctgaaccccctaaaatggcatgcagctcatcatagaagcggcatgtttggggctctgacccagagcggctgttcgcctctctggttttctggtaggcttgcctcagctccttcagtttcacgcggcactgcttcgggtccctgttatggcctctgtccttcatgccctgggagattttcacaaaggttttggcatttcgaaaactggaacggagttctgatagcacggattcctctcctcaaacagcgatcagatcccgtacctcccgttcggtccatgctggagctcttttgcgattctgggactccatcatggtcacctgtgctgatgagctctgcatggtcacctgcagcttgccacgctggccaaacaggaaatgagattcaaaagttcgcggttcttttcctgtctacctggccagtgcatctgagttgagagtgctgtccagagcggtcagaatggagcactctgggatagctcccggaggccaataccatcgaattgtgtccacagtaccccaaattcgagccggcaacgtcgatttaagcgctaatcctcttgtcaggggtggagtaaggaaatcgattttaagagccctttaagtcgaaataaagggcttcattgtgtggacgagtgcaggtttacatcgatttaacgctgctaaattcgacctaaagtcctagtgtagaccagggctatgttaGCAagtctccagtcatacagtacaactcctgagtttacagattaattaaaaattcttgctaatgggcttgcaatttcatgtgccaattcctttaatattcttggatgaagattatctgggccccccaatttagtcccattaagctgttcgagtttcgcttctacctcagatatggtaatatctacctccatatcctctttcccatttgtcatgctaccattatccctaagatcctcattagccttattaaagactgaggcaaagtatttgtttagatactgggccatgcctagattatccttgacctccactccatcctcagtgtttagcggtcccacttctttctttgttttcttcttatttatatggctatagaaccttttactattggttttaattccctttgcaaggtccaactcgaCTTGACTTTTAGcatttctcactttatccctccatcttctgacctcaataagaaaaggagtacttgtggcaccttagagactaaccaatttatttgagcatgagctttcgtgagccacagctcacttcatcggctgcatccgatgaagtgagctgtggctcacgaaagctcgtgctcaaataaattggttagtctctaaggtgccacaagtactccttttctttttgcaaatacagactaacacggctgttactctgaaacctgacctcaATAAgatagctttctttgctgatcccgcccatcttccactccctgtatgctttctgctttttcttaatcacctctctgagatgcttgctcatccagcttggtctacaactgctgcctatgaattttttcccctttcttgcaggcttctgcagctttgacttaaagtaatcccaggcctcctctgcctttaaatccataaattcttcagtccaatccacttccctaactaatttccttaatttttgaaagtcagcgcttttgaaatcaaaaaaccctagtcacagatttacttttgtttgttcttccgttcagtttgaactgaattagctcatgatcacttgaactaAGATTGTCCCTTACAATCgcttcttctatgaggtcctcactactcaccaaaaccaaacctAAAATGGtgtcccctctagtcggttcagcaactacttgatgaaggaatccatcagttatcgcatctaggaaaatctgagccctattactattactagcgctcgtcctccagtctatatctggaaagttaaagtctcccatgatcatgcagatTCCATTagaatttacttcattaaaaacattaaagagggctctatccatatacaaattagatcccggcggtctatagcacaccccgagcactatcccaggggaggctctagtagttttcttccccaatgtgatttttgcccagacggactctgtcttatccattccatcgcttcttatttctttacattctacttcatccttgatatacaatgctactccaccacctttgcctttatttctgtctttcctaaacagcacatacccttcaatacctgtagcccagtcatgactactattctaccatgtttctgttatccctgtaatatctggtttcacttcctgcaccagtagctctagttcctccattttgttacctaggctcctcgcactggtgtacaaacatcttaatttttgctgtttggcctcgttcacattctgtacccgattaggcacggccattctacagccagtatgacctattagacacAAGATCACATTTTTTAGCATGTCCTAAATCCCATATTGGGTCACCAAATTGTTACATAACCTGATTTAGCTCCAGCAAAATTTAAGCTATGTGTAAACATACTTTTTCAACATAGTGGACAGCCCTGTATGTAGAAGGCCAGAAATGGCAGAGGTGTCAAATAATTCTTCTATCCCTTGCTATTTGGCCGCTCAGTCCAGCTTATTGGCAGAAGCTCCTAAACCAACTATTTGCTATTGCAGACAAGGAGTGTTTTTTCTGCCGTTATCAAATTATTCACAAATAACTAAGCTGCAGGAAATTCTGCCTGATTTTATTAGTTCATGTCTTACTGAGAGAGCATTCCATGTTCCTTCAAAGTGTGCGCAATGGGAAACCAACCCATTAACGGTGTCTTGCATACGCAATAGAGCCGGAGGGACAGAGATGATTTCCATGAGATAACCACACGTTAGGACTGTTAAAAATATGGAACGCAACCTTACATGTAGACACCGCTATGGTCTGTACTGTCAGCGTTTAGTTTGCAACTGAGCATGGCCATTGCTAAAAGACCATGATATGTCTCTTTCAAACATTCTCTGCatttctgtgtattttatttcagttttaaggGAAAGCAAAGTTGTGTGCCTGCAGGATATTTATTTGTACAGGATATAATTATTGATGACGTCCTAGAGACAGATCATGTCTTGCCATTTATGAGTGTGCAAGCGTGCAAGGACTGCTCAGAGTTAGTGCCTACAGGACACTTGACCATGAccttgccccccagcccctggccaaCAGAGCTGGCTCCATATGGTTGGGAACTCAAACTACACTTTAAAAGGGTGCAGAGCACTGTTCTGGCTCCCCCTACTCCCTCCCAGAGGCATTGTTTCTACTGTACCTCGGGCACTGTACCTCAGGAGCTCCCATTGAGCCCGTGTATCTCACTTCCTCCCCGTGCTGCTGAGCTGTGCCTTGAAGGCAGGTTCCAGCCATTAAAGCTTGGAAAGGGTTTCAAAGTGGCTTACTTACTGTGTGGGTGGGTTCTTAGTTTGATTTACCAGATTAAATGAATAGCTGTTCTCTGGAATTTGTGGGGGCTATCTTTTTACCTCCCCAAAAACATAACTGAATATGAGACAGCAGCTTAGAATACAAGAtattaacaaaaacaatgaggagtctttgtggcacctgagagactaacaaatttcctcgttgtttttgctgatacggactaacatggctactactccgAACAATATTAATAAAACATAGTCTCAGCTCATATTGGCATTGAGTCCATTTGTACTGCTGTAGGGCACTAACGTTCTAATCAGTTTCAGCCTcattttcactgtaaaattaCTCTGATATAATCACTGCTTTTCTTCTCTTGCTGTTATTTTGGTTCCAAAAAAGATAAAAGTTCTGTAGCTTTCACTTTTAATAGTAGCTCTGACCTGGCCTGGCTTCCTAGGACTGAAGTGTGTCCTGACAAACCAGATTGTTGAAGTTAATTATTAAAAAGGATACTGTCAAGCTATTTTGCTGACTTTAAGAATCCATTTTCTCATACTTGGTTATTATAACCTCTTGGAAACCTGAGATTGTTTATTTCCCTTCATTGTGGGTAGGCTTGCTAATGGGTTAGGTTCGTAATGTCATGTGGGTATGTATTCCAGATAGCTATGCTGCAGCCCGTAGCCTTTGAAACTTCATGGTGACAGCAGAATGGAACTAAGATCCTTCCAACCTCCTAAAGAGGAATCTGTCAGCTGGTGAATCAGCATACAAAAGCAATCACACATTTGCACTGCTACTGCCCAGTAGAGGGCAGCAGTACACATACACATTAGTTCATTTCTATTTTATGGCGAATCAATGTCATTCCTTAACTGAGGTGCTATAACTTCTTCTGGTAAGCGTAGATCCCGATCCTGCACATAAGGACATGCTTAGCTTTACAACTGTGAGTagccctgttgatttcagtgtggtAGAAAGGTTAAGCATGTgcctgagtgtttgcaggatctaggGGTTTTAAAGTTATGGTGTTTTCAAAAAGTCCCTGCAggattattttgaaaaatacctTATGTTTTGGGATTCACTGTCTCTCCACAACATCTTGGCCTACAAACTCAAGCTTATTATGTTGGCCTTGCTGAGAAGggccttttcattttttgtggcgAGTGTAATGGGAGATTACAAAGATGTATAATATAAAGATCTCATGGTGGGGTATAACATACTCCATGCTAAGGCTGGCACAGAAGGGACTAACTAGGGACTTACTAGAGAAATGATATAAGGGAAGTCAGGGAAGAGTCCCTAAGGGGAAGAGAAAACTCCCGTTGACTGCCCGGCCAAAAAGCAAAATCAGGAAGCATCCAGGGCAGGATTAGAAGCAGGTGTAGTTGGGCATTGATCATCTTGCTTACACTGAAACTACACCCATTAATTGCCTTTGTAAATTAAGGGCTGTTTGTTTTTCCCATGGCTAAAGAAAGTCATTGTTCATTTGCTGTTTGCTCCTTTTTCTGGCCAAGCTGAAGAACACACTGGGCCTGACTTCTTATACATTGAGCCAGTGTGGCAAGATGCCTCCACAGAACTGTGGGACCTTTAAGTGACAAGTTCAAGTATTTATTTTCTCCTGTGTTTGCAGTTTTATTCTGAAACTCGTGGCTTTGGGTTCAGCCACACGCCTGCACCACTCTTTCATATGCAGcaacacttaaatttaatttttaaacagttaTAAATCTAAACTGACTTGCTGTTGTCTCCAGGCTTTGCCGCTGCTGTTAACCTGAGCCAGATACAGCGGGGGAACATGGGAGGGGGTAGGAGCCTGTGGGGAAAGGCAGAAAGGTAGGCGTTTGGCTGGGGTATGCAGGGAGGCATAGGAGGATGTGGAGGACTGGAATGAAGATGAAATGAGGGGGGTAAATGGAAGAGTGGCTGCGGCAAATGTTTGTCCCCAGTGATCTCAGATTGGGAGGGGAcctggggaaggcaagaggagCAGGAATATAAATCACAGGAGACTTGTAGGACATAAGGAGGGACTGAGGGGATGCAGAAAATGTGCAAAGATAGAGGAGTGGCATGGAAGGGGATGCCAGGAACGGGGGGAGAGTGAAATGTGCTATAGGTGACCTGGGGAGGGAAAGTGGAGGATGCAGGGTTTCGTAGAACATGTACCGGAGGGcagggaagacaggagagatacttagactgtaagcactttggggcagagaccatctttttgtgctgtgtttgtacagcacatagcacaatggggtcctggaaCACAACTGGGGCTCTACAATACCACCACTACCAGTAATAATAATGTGGATGGGAGGTTAGGGAAAGATGAATCCTTGATGCACAGGAACACTTTGTAAATccgtattttttttttaatataaaacttGAAGCACTTAAAGAATTTGGTGTCAACAACAGCCTCCCTTCCTTCTTCCACATGCCCTTGATACTTCACGTGTATAATTCCTTCTGTAGGAGGGGAATCCCCAGTAGGGAGGCTCATATGGTAAGTCAGAGCAGCCCTCCGCCCCCCTTAGATGCCAGCCTGACTTAAATTTTTGTTGTTCAtttacaaaaaaatcaaacaaaacactGTACGGAAATGACCAACCACAAAAACTTTTGATTTGTCAAGAAGGGGTAAAGGTTAGAAGTGTGTTTCAGTGGAGTCCAGCTAAAACTCCCCcacagctttcttttaaaaaacgaTCAATGTCTTGAAATGTACCAGTATGGAATCCAGTCAGTTTCCCACTGCTATATCCTCCTTCTCCCACTATCTCCCCACTTGACTCTCACCACTCACTCAATCTTAATTTTGCTCTCTAAACCTTGCAGAAATATATAGCAAAGGTCAAAATAACGCACTACTAGATTATAAAATTCCATTTTCATTTAAGGAAGTCATTTCTGATGTTACAGTAGAGCAACAGCTCTGCTATAATTAAGGTTCTGTACCATTAACATACCACCACATTACTCATTGCAAACAAACTGTGTCAAATTCTCTGCAAGTGGAAACTGGTGCAACCAATGTGACAGTGTACATCTGCAGAGATTTTAGCACATCAGGTTTATATCGTTGTGCAATATAACTTGAACTGCATGCTCTGTATTCACTTCTATATATCTATCCCACACTAATGTTTCAGAACATCAAACAAGTCATTCCAATTCTATTCTTCTAAGCCACTACATATAATATCATAAGAACTTTGACATAACTTAGTGTTCTCTAGAACTatgtttcttttgaaatttttactgtGTATTTGATAAGCATTATATAAAATCTCTGTATTTCCATTACAGTACAAAATAGGAGCGTAACTTTAAGGCTGAGTGTAAAGTGCAAGTTGTGGGTGGTAATGGTGAGCGATGAAGGCTTATATTGCTGCTGGAGTCTTTAATAGTTCATTTCTAAACTCTTTAAAGTGTGGgagcttttgttttttgtttttaatttggagCATTGTCTGGACTCCAAGGCACGAAGGGGTGCACACCTGGGCCCTTATGGGGCACTGCCCACGGGACCGCCACAGAGATGTTTGGATTCGCAGGATTGAGCCAGATGTGGAAATTTCACCACACAATGCCTGGTGTGACACCATCAGCCGTGGTTACTCTGGCTGGCACAATGGTCCTCAGTAGACTGAGAATTTGATTATGATGATTGGGACTCCACTGAAACACACTTTTAACCTTAACTCATCTTAAAGTTTATTtgggaatataaatataaaatgttattaATTGCAATTTCTCTCTCTGAGGCCTGAGCAATTTTCCAGCTCTTGTTTCTAGTCTTGCAGACTCCTTAAATATCAGATGTTGTGTGGTAAGTTATTTTATGGCAAAGATGGTACTGAAATGCATGTTACTAATTACTGAGAACGAAGCATATTACATGAAACTAGCCGGAGAGAGCCTTGCCCAAAGGGTCCCACAGGGATACATGTGCAAGGTTAACGCTGATATTTCATGACTTACTTGTTTAACCATGCAACATTCATGGTCTCTTTATGTGTTTCGTATCGATGTATATTGTGTACTTGTGTGCACACGAGACATATACATTGAAACACTGATTTAGTAGGTTTACATGTGCAGTAGGTACCGATGCTCATCAGGGTAATTCCTCTACCCTGCCTGCTCCATTCTGGCTGGCAAGTATGGTAATGAAGAGCACAAGAATCCTGCACTTCGTTCACTTCAGAGAgcagaaatattttatattttaatatcccTCAGCTTAGAAGAATAGTTACAGTGATGGGACAACTCTATCACAAACACACCTAGCCCCTGCCCTTCGTGTTGTCAGCTATTGTGTTGTGTAAACCTTGTTTTGTGAATCTTTCATGAGCTGgcaattaaagaataaaaaacaaaacagtaactCTATGTACTCCTTCACTTTACACCAAGGAGTTCAAAGACCCTGACAAATTctaattctcacaacacccctttaAGATAGCTAAGTACTATACCCCTTTTATAAACAGATAAACATGGGCCCTGGCTACAGGACAGGAATATTTCAAATAGTTTTCCTGGCCGCTAACACTGTTTCAGCTCCACCAGTGTTAACCCCACTGGGACCCCGCCTGTGGATTGCCTAGTGTCTGCTGCCACTGTTTGAAGTACCATGTTATCTAATGCTGCTCACAGCAAGCCAGGATGCTTAAAACAATGGTGGCAGGTTTTTTAGTCTATGTTTatgctacagaggcacagctgtgccacCATAGCTCAGACACTCGCTACAGTGATGCAAGggatttttctgtcactgtagttatCCACCCCTC
Above is a window of Caretta caretta isolate rCarCar2 chromosome 2, rCarCar1.hap1, whole genome shotgun sequence DNA encoding:
- the LOC142070842 gene encoding uncharacterized protein LOC142070842, with the translated sequence MKDRGHNRDPKQCRVKLKELRQAYQKTREANSRSGSEPQTCRFYDELHAILGGSATTTPAVLFDSFNGDGGNTEAGFGDEEDDDDEEVVDSSQQASGETGFPDSQELFLTLDLEPVPPEPTQGCLLDPAGGEGTSAACVLMITGSSPSQRLVKLRKKKKRTRDEMFSELMLSSHTDRAQTNAWRQIMSECRKAQNDREERWRAEESKWRAEESKWRAEDRAEAQMWRQRDERRQDSMLRLLQDQTSTLQCMVELQQRQLEHRLPLQPLCNQPPSSPSSIASTPRRPRTWWGGLRPTSHSTTEDCPKKRRLSFNKF